In Theileria annulata chromosome 3, complete sequence, *** SEQUENCING IN PROGRESS ***, the sequence AATCCACTCAATACCattatactatataataatttgaaaattagctaaaaattacttaattcttaattatatatggGATTAGGTAAAGAATTGAGGAATGATGAGAATTTGGAGATGGAGTTGAGAAAGAATAGGCCAGTGAGATATGACAGagatttatatataaaggCTATAAAGGCTATAAAGCAAACTGAAAGAGTAGAATATCTAAGGAAAATGCTACTTCATAAGGAACGAAGAAGAAACTTAGTTTCTAAAAAACTGTCTCTTGCTCAAAAAGAACTTGAAAAACATAAAGATATTCTTCCAATTCCTCTTGATCAACTTGATATCCAACAACTTAAACTGCTCAATGCTAAACCAGTAATCACATTATCACTAACATAAATAGTTAATAGTATAGTTAATTTCACCATTAAATAAACTTATTTTCCCTATTATTCCATTAAAtaagttatataattaaggctataatatatgtgttaatataatatcaGAAATCAACCGCTAATATTAAAGCTATGGAACAAACTAAATTCAATACTAGATCAAACACGAAAGTGAATGTTAAAGAGGATGAAAACAAAATGGATCTCGattaattgaatttaatgctgattataattttattatctataatttattaaactaatttcattccataatatttgtatGGCTGTATGGATGGGGACGTGCCAGGAGACgttgataaaattttttattttcttgtaattcattaatttttatctgtataaataattaatgaattaaaaaCTCAATTCTTCAAACCTTCTAATGGAAAATAACGAAAACGACAATTCTTTAAGAGTAATTTTTCATACCTAACTTATAACTATCAGTTACTCACCATGttactaattattattaatagattAATGAATAGTTTTTAGCAATTCCAATTATTACAAGAAACGCAAAGCCAAATAGAAGTGttaaataatcaaattGCTAAGATTAATAAACATATATCCAACcaaaagataaaaaataaaagagCAGAAGCCGCTTTAGAATCGGTAATTTCAAAAaaactttaaatttatcattttagCTTAATACTTCGCAATCTAATTctaaagtatataaacAAGTCTCAAGATTGTACCTACTCTAactttttttattttattagttattcTATGTAGTAGctactataaatattatggaTATAATGGAATGATAATGGTATAATAGATTGGTATTGAGGGATAAGGAGGAATTGAAGAAGGAAGTTGAAAGTGAGCGTGATTCGACAGCCCTAGATCTACCGAAATTAGAATCAGTAAAGAACCAATTAGTAGCTAAATTAGGTGGACTGAATACTCAGTTACTTGAAATCAATCAACAAATACACTCAACACAAGCACTATAACACCCAAACAATCATAACTAAATTAAGGTAATATAGCCAAATTGATGCTAAAATAACCCTGAATCATAGCTATATGATGTAGTAGGATGGATCTCGGAGAATTAACTTTGAAGACTGTGACACCGAAATTTCGTGTCCATTTGTTTCTGTTAGTGGTGTTTGTTCACTCAGTGTGTGACCTATTAAAAGCACTTTTCAAACGTTTGGGCAAACTTATGGATGACCTAAACGTGAAGTTTGGAGGTCCACCAGGAGAAAAATTAACCTTAAAAGATGCGGCAGATATGTCAAAAATTTTCCGTAAAGAGAACTTTAGACCCTTTAAACTCCTAAAGGGAGTTACATTAGTTTTAGCCTTTTTGGCAGAGTTCCTATTGCCCTATTGTCTATTCAACAAGACAACTTCAGTGTTGAAAACTAATTTCCAGAAACAAGTTGACTCATACTCACCGTTTGCCTTGGTGACCTGTAAATTACCTGAACATCCGCGTTACTTCCTCAAGTCTAAAGCAGAACTTGACCGTCTGATGGAAGAAGATTATAAAGAGGAAAGTAGTGCAAGAATGAACGTATTCGACTTCTTTGCAAGTCTTTCTGATATGACTGAAAATACTGATGAGGCCATGAAAGAAAGATTAGAAGAACATGTCAAGCAAAATTCTCTCAAATTACAAGAAGAATTTGATAACAATAGTAATTGGATAATTAAGTGATTAGAtaaatatagtaattagataattagGTGATTTGAAGACTAATTGGTCCGAGGAGAAATTTTTCCTCAAAActattttttcaataaattagttttaattcACTAAATTAAACCAATCATAATGTCATAGAACATGtgataatgaatttgacGTCATTCAATCGATTTGTGGCATTCACAATTTCGAAAGCGGCTCTCCATGGATTATACGTTTCTGTTCACGCACTTGTTTCCCCCGAGAATCATAACGCTTTCCTGAACACTTTCAGGAAAAAACGATAATCTGCTTAATTTCATACCTTTCACACCTTTACTAGTTTATTATCACAAGTGTTAGTTGTGGCATTGTGTTGATAGTACTAATGTTGGTAGTGTTGGAGTGATAAcagtttaaaatatatttttatttaataaatagcttaaatgaattttgtaaagtaaattttaaaatgactTCTTCGAAAAAAGTAATCACGCTCGTATCGGCCGAAGGAGTTTCCTGTACTGTTAACCGAGATGTAATTTGCATGAGTAACGTCATTAAAAACATCCTCAACGGTATTCCAGAcaatcaaataaattatttaaataacatATACTTGAATAAGTTGAGTTATGGGACTGGAAATTCTTTTTAGATATTGACGATGAAAGCGAGCCGATTCCCTTGCCAAATATAAAGACCAATGTTTTAAATAAGATAATCGAGTATTGTAAACATCATTATAACAATCCTCCGTCGCAAATTCCACAACCTTTAAAATCAGCACAACTCAACGAAGTGACAActctaaattaattgtttgtttattttattttaggtTGTTTCCGAGTGGGATTATGAATTTGTCAACGTCGATAAGGAATTCTTGTTCGAACTAATCCTCGTAAGTCTCATTACTAATCACCCTTATTACACTAtcttatatataatgtGGTAGGCTGAGAACTTTTTGGATATAAAGCCTTTATTGGATTTAACATGTGCTAAAGTTGCTTCTATGATCAAGGGTAAAACCCCTGAACAAATTAGACGTGAATTCGATATTGTCAACGACTTCACACCCGAAGAAGAAGCTAAAGTTTGTCCACATACTCATATTTACTatctttatatatatattatgagAATTATGAATTGATAAATGATTAGATTAGAGAAGAGAATAAGTGGTGTGAGGAGTTGTAAGTGATTTTAATCAAATTCTTTGATTTAACTTCTGGATCGAACTTTTCTGTAACTTGGACTTCTCGAACGGATTCTTCTCTCACGACTATGCGATCTGCTTCTACTTCTACGCCTAAATATCATTTGACAAAATTGCTATGTGATTAATCACtatataattgataaataaaaagatgatagagaaaaaataaaaaacacTTAGAACCGTTAAGTCCTCAAACtaactaatatttataaactttAACTACCTTGGTCTGTCCCTAGAATATGGTTCTCTAAACGGTCTGCGACGGTGAGGTTTCTCTCTACAGCGCTCAATCCTCATCCTATCCacatttttatactattttacttaactatatggttaatttactaataaCAATATAGTGGTAGGTAGTGGGATACGAGTTGCCATGTAAGTCTTTTCCATTGAGTTCAATGAGGGCATCTTTAGCATCCCTGGGGTCATCAAAAGTCTGAGAAAGGTGAAATAGATTATAACATACAACAAATCCAAATCCTGGCGGGTTTCTGGCAACCCAAACATTAGTCACTTTCCCGTACTTTGAAAACAACGAATCTAGATCTTGTGTTGTCACCGAATCAACGAGGTTTCCTGAATATTCGACAATATTGTGTTGAATGTAGAAAAATTGGAATTAAAGgtaaaatatgaaattacGCTAAAGtatgaaaataaagttaaacAAGGTAGATAAGATAACAATGATCAGAACAATGGAATTAGTTGAGGAAATGAATGAATATTAGGGGAAAATTACGTACCTACAAAGAGCCTGTGATCGTCGAAAATTGAACGCCTAACAACCATAAGTATAACTTCAAAACTAAATGAATGGATAAGAAATTGTCAGGCCTATGGTAAATCTGCTAGGGCTGAAGTGAAATTGAGGGACTATAGTTAATTTGGTAGGATTTATGTAAATCTGGTGAGGCTACAGAGAATTTGGATCTTGAGTGATACGACAGGAATAATATAACGTAagttaaatttttaataaagaatCTCAAGAACAGAAATATGACaaataaacatattttaaaccATGAGAAAAGGCCACAGTTGACAACAGTGATTCCCCACAGATTCCATAAATTATCTCAGACCACTTAATGATAATCTTACTTcaatactatataataaaataaaattataactAATGATGTTTCGTGATTAAAAGTGTAAGGGTTTGAAGTGAATTCCTAGTGCAGATTCCTTGATAGATTCAGAGAGTGATGGATGTGCAAAACACATTCGAGTAACATCTTCGGATGATGCTCCATAAGTAATTGCAAGAACAGTTAAATGTACCATTTCTGATACGTGTGGCCCCACCATCCAAGCCCCTAGAAGTTTGTTTTGCTCATTAGCaagtaattttacaaatccCTCAGTTTCATTGTATATTTTGGCTCTGCTATTTGCCATGAATGGGAAAACGCtctttttatatttaattcccaatttttgtaaattctGCTCAGTTTGACCTACGCCTGCGATTTCAGGATTTGTGTAAATTACTGACGGAACAAGATTGTGGTCACTTTCAATAAGATTCTTCCCTAAAATATGACCTAGTGCTACCAATCCATCTTCTTCTGCTTTATGTGCCAACATTGGACCATAGGTTACATCCCCAATTGCATACACATTTTCTAACTTTGACGTCGGATCTTTATGATCTCTTAAAACTCTTAAATTTACATCTGTTGGTACCCTTCCGGAATCCAAAACTACGCCTAATTTCTCTAGTCCTAAACCTTCAGTATATGGCACCCTGCCCATTGCAACTAATACCTTATCTCCAACATGATTCATTTCTTTATCTCCAGTctctaatatttattaattattccGGTAAGGGATAAATATAGTGTTTAGGCTATAAATAACTAGGTGATTCAGTAGAAATAGCAAGGTCCCAAATGAAATAACTATATTTGAGAGATACGTGTAGTGAGAGTGACGGTGTTATTGGTGACTTTAGCGTTTAGAACCTTGGTGTCAACGTGAATATTGAGACCTTGTTTCTCCAAAATCTTCTTTATCGACATCGACACATCAATATCctataattaatactatttaaAGCAAATTAACAGAGAAAATAAGATAATTTTaggtgtaaaataaataaaatggaCTATAAAAAGcataactaataattaaagGGATGAAATACCATAACAgaacaaatatttttattgaaTTCGAAAATGTCAACCTTAGAACCTAGTCTACTCCAAACTGAAGCCAATTCTAGTCCAATAGCACCGGCGCCAATCACTAGAAGACGATTTGGAACCTTGTCAAGGCAAAGCGTTTCAGTGGATGAGAGAAAATATTTGCCGTCAACCTTAAGTGATTCGTTAGGAAAGGGTCTAACTTCAGAGCCTGTGGCTACTACAACCTTATCAGCCAATAACGTTTTGGAACCAACTGAAACCTCATTTTCACTCTTAAAGGAAGCTGTTCCCTGAACATAATCGATCTTATTCTTCTTAAAAAGTCCGAAAATTCCCATATTTAACGTCTTCATCACGGCTTCCTTATCCTCCATCATCTTACCAACATCCATATCAAGTCCCGTCATTTTTATACCATTCACTCCTTTCTTCATTAACTACAATATGTgtcattaatattaggtATTTAGTTTTGTTGTAATGAGTTTAAGTATTTTAGGATTTGTTAAtaagtaataaaataacagTATGGAGTAATTACATGGAAAATGTGTGAAGTGTTAAGCAATGATTTGGATGGAATACAGCCACAGTTAAGACAAGTGCCTCCAAGAGTTGATCTTTTCTCAACAACGCCAACCTTTAATCCGTGCTGAGCCGCCTTTATAGCCATTGTATATCCTCCAGGACCCGCACCCAAAACCAACAAATCATACCTGaaacaatattttaatgaaatttcactaatttacattcttaaatataactaaattaatagttAAACAATAGTAAATTAAGTGAAGCTATATGAAAATTACTTGGATGAAGATGTTGAAAATAGCCTTTTACTAATGTAAAAggaatcaaataattttttactaaacATTTGGGAAAATAAGTACTAAATATTGCAAGCTTCACCACAAGTTGGATAAATTTagagtaaaaaataataaattaatttattttttatttcgaaatttaattttataatttatgttgTAATTTATAAGTTATTTCCAGTTTAATTCTTCCAAACTTTGATATGATGTTTTCTGATGCTTCTTACTCTTTTGCTAATTTTTTGGTCAATTCCTCTGGTCATCCactcatttttaattagaaacccattacacatttctaattcattttcaaaaaaaACTATTTCGTGAGTTTTTACTTCATTTAAACAATTCCTAGTAgaatcatattttttaacaattCCTAATAGAATCTCGtttagtttaattaaattattatattaattgataaattatgttttaTAATTACATTAGTGAGATATTCGCCCATAAAACTGGAACTGGTAACACTAGGAATAACAGGGATAGCAGGCCTAAGTACTTAGGCCTTAAACGGTTCCATAACATGTTTGTTTATACTGGAAACATTATCGTAAGACAACGTGGAGCTCATTTTAAACCAGGACCCGGTATCATCTTACACTTACTCTTACTTATCCCTAATCACACACTAAAAGTTATATAACTCAGTGTGCATCATTTAGTTTAgatatatttgttttagGAGCTGCTATGGGTAGAGATTTTACTATTTATGCAAAGAGAAGTGGCCGCTTGCAGATTTTAAAGAGGCGTGTTAGCGTCCTTGACTTATTAGCTGAAAATCAATACTTAAAGgaacaaaataaaaactATGATTCCCCAATGATCACAACATTATCCAAAATTTGGACCAAAAAATcactttaattttattcacacacttaataatttgttatacactatcaaatatacatttaatcACGTAAAACCttgataaatattagttaataatgaattagtAAGATCTTTCAAATGGCGGTATTGTTTCCATATCTTTACCCAAAGTTTCATCTATTACATTACGATAATCAACCACTACATCATATCCTCCATAACTTCCGTCATACACTGTAGCATCAATTTATGtgtaattttaagtaatataataaatacataatggaatttataactaaataactgAGTGGAATTACTTTGTGAGGGATTATGAAGATATGTTAGAGTGTGTTTTCTAAAATTGACATCATCACGCTTAGGATAATCTTCACGTGAATGAGCACCTCTAGACTCCTTTCTAGCTTCTGCGCCTGTTACAATTTGCAAACTGAgttgtaataaattttcaagtTCAAGAGCTTCGAGTAAATCCGTATTAAATACTTTACTCGGATCACttattttaacatattGAAATTGGTTTGCTAATTCTTTGATCTTTTCTCTCCCTTCCTTTAATGAATCACCGTTCCTAAATACACTAACATACTTTTGCATATTCTTCTGCATTTCCAATCTCAAATCGCTCACTTTTACGCCGAGACCACCTAgattattgttattattgGTGGTATTCAGAagatttgataatttgttGGAAGTTTTTTCAACAACATCATCATAATGTGTTTGGTTTGGTAAGTTAAGTTTGTTGCTGGAGTCggattttattttttcatttattgTGGTTCCGGACATTTTCCCAAATACGATAATATCTAATAGTGAATTTGCGCCTAATCTATTAGCTCCGTGGACACTTGCGCATGCACTTTCGCCAGCGCTATATAAACCGTATACCACTGAATCTTCCAATTTCTGATTTGGAGTGCTCTTCTTCTTACTCTTTCCACTCGACTTCTTACTGTCAGCAGTGGTGTTGGAATTAGTTGAATTTTCAGCCATACTCTGTAGTAAGTTGCTTGTTAGAACTTCAG encodes:
- a CDS encoding sulfur metabolism negative regulator, putative (note) → MTSSKKVITLVSAEGVSCTVNRDVICMSNVIKNILNDIDDESEPIPLPNIKTNVLNKIIEYCKHHYNNPPSQIPQPLKSAQLNEVVSEWDYEFVNVDKEFLFELILAENFLDIKPLLDLTCAKVASMIKGKTPEQIRREFDIVNDFTPEEEAKVCPHTHIYYLYIYIMRIMN
- a CDS encoding uncharacterized protein (note), encoding MENNENDNSLRQFQLLQETQSQIEVLNNQIAKINKHISNQKIKNKRAEAALESEELKKEVESERDSTALDLPKLESVKNQLVAKLGGLNTQMDLGELTLKTVTPKFRVHLFLLVVFVHSVCDLLKALFKRLGKLMDDLNVKFGGPPGEKLTLKDAADMSKIFRKENFRPFKLLKGVTLVLAFLAEFLLPYCLFNKTTSVLKTNFQKQVDSYSPFALVTCKLPEHPRYFLKSKAELDRLMEEDYKEESSARMNVFDFFASLSDMTENTDEAMKERLEEHVKQNSLKLQEEFDNNSDLKTNWSEEKFFLKTIFSIN
- a CDS encoding 60S ribosomal protein L24/L30, putative (note;~Tap-24g11.q1c.cand.75 - score = 14.33) — encoded protein: MNINKCWLCSSNIYPGHGIVFVRNDSKIFRFCRSKCHRHFKAKHNPRKIKWTKAYRRLQGKELRNDENLEMELRKNRPVRYDRDLYIKAIKAIKQTERVEYLRKMLLHKERRRNLVSKKLSLAQKELEKHKDILPIPLDQLDIQQLKLLNAKPKSTANIKAMEQTKFNTRSNTKVNVKEDENKMDLD
- a CDS encoding RNA-binding protein, putative (note;~Tap-24g11.q1c.C.cand.170 - score = 8.24), encoding MVVRRSIFDDHRLFVGNLVDSVTTQDLDSLFSKYGKVTNVWVARNPPGFGFVVCYNLFHLSQTFDDPRDAKDALIELNGKDLHGNSYPTTYHYIVISVEVEADRIVVREESVREVQVTEKFDPEVKSKNLIKITYNSSHHLFSSLI
- a CDS encoding 50S ribosomal protein L27, putative (note;~Tap-24g11.q1c.cand.78 - score = 7.76), whose translation is MFYNYISEIFAHKTGTGNTRNNRDSRPKYLGLKRFHNMFVYTGNIIVRQRGAHFKPGPGAAMGRDFTIYAKRSGRLQILKRRVSVLDLLAENQYLKEQNKNYDSPMITTLSKIWTKKSL
- a CDS encoding (dihydrolipoamide) dehydrogenase precursor, putative (note;~Tap-24g11.q1c.C.cand.169 - score = 31.20) is translated as MAIKAAQHGLKVGVVEKRSTLGGTCLNCGCIPSKSLLNTSHIFHLMKKGVNGIKMTGLDMDVGKMMEDKEAVMKTLNMGIFGLFKKNKIDYVQGTASFKSENEVSVGSKTLLADKVVVATGSEVRPFPNESLKVDGKYFLSSTETLCLDKVPNRLLVIGAGAIGLELASVWSRLGSKVDIFEFNKNICSVMDIDVSMSIKKILEKQGLNIHVDTKVLNAKVTNNTVTLTTQTGDKEMNHVGDKVLVAMGRVPYTEGLGLEKLGVVLDSGRVPTDVNLRVLRDHKDPTSKLENVYAIGDVTYGPMLAHKAEEDGLVALGHILGKNLIESDHNLVPSVIYTNPEIAGVGQTEQNLQKLGIKYKKSVFPFMANSRAKIYNETEGFVKLLANEQNKLLGAWMVGPHVSEMVHLTVLAITYGASSEDVTRMCFAHPSLSESIKESALGIHFKPLHF